From the genome of Helicobacter pylori, one region includes:
- the glmU gene encoding bifunctional UDP-N-acetylglucosamine diphosphorylase/glucosamine-1-phosphate N-acetyltransferase GlmU, which translates to MLSVIILAAGKGTRMHSSLPKTLHTICGEPMLFYILETAFSISDDVHLVLHHQQERIKEAVLKRFKGVIFRTQIVEKYSGTGGAIMQEDKTPIPTQHDRVLILNADMPLITKDALAPLLKSHNNAIGLLYLADPKGYGRVILENHQVKKIVEEKDANDGEKTIKSVNAGVYGFERGFLEKYLPKLHDQNAQKEYYLTDLIALGINENETIDAIFLEEECFLGVNSQTERAKAEEIMLERLRKNAMDLGVVMQLPSSIYLEKGVSFKGECVLEQGVRLSGNCWIENAHIKAYSVIEESQIVNSSVGPFAHARPKSVICDSHVGNFVETKNAKLQGAKAGHLSYLGDCAIGQNTNVGAGVITCNYDGKNKHQTIIGENVFIGSDSQLVAPINIGSNVLIGSGTTITKDIPSGSLSLSRAPQTNIENGYFKFFKKS; encoded by the coding sequence TACACACGATTTGCGGGGAGCCTATGTTATTTTACATTTTAGAAACGGCTTTTTCAATCAGCGATGATGTGCATCTTGTCTTACACCACCAACAAGAACGCATTAAAGAAGCGGTGTTGAAGCGTTTTAAGGGCGTAATTTTTCGCACTCAAATCGTGGAAAAATATTCAGGGACAGGTGGGGCCATCATGCAAGAAGATAAAACGCCTATTCCCACCCAACATGATCGGGTTTTGATTTTGAATGCGGACATGCCCTTAATCACTAAAGACGCTCTCGCCCCCTTATTAAAAAGCCATAATAACGCTATAGGCTTACTTTATTTAGCTGACCCTAAAGGTTATGGGCGCGTTATTTTAGAAAACCACCAGGTTAAAAAGATTGTAGAAGAAAAGGACGCTAATGATGGAGAAAAAACCATTAAAAGCGTGAATGCAGGCGTGTATGGGTTTGAAAGGGGGTTTTTAGAAAAATACTTACCCAAGCTCCATGACCAAAACGCCCAAAAAGAATACTACCTTACGGATTTGATCGCTCTAGGAATCAATGAAAACGAAACAATTGACGCTATTTTTTTAGAAGAAGAGTGTTTTTTAGGGGTGAATAGCCAAACAGAAAGGGCGAAGGCTGAAGAAATCATGCTAGAAAGACTGCGAAAAAACGCCATGGACTTGGGGGTAGTGATGCAATTGCCTAGTAGCATTTATTTAGAAAAAGGCGTGAGTTTTAAGGGGGAGTGTGTTTTAGAGCAAGGGGTGCGTTTGAGTGGGAATTGTTGGATAGAAAACGCGCATATTAAGGCTTATAGCGTGATAGAAGAGAGCCAAATTGTTAATAGCAGTGTGGGGCCGTTTGCCCATGCGCGCCCTAAAAGCGTGATTTGTGATAGCCATGTGGGGAATTTTGTAGAGACTAAAAACGCCAAACTTCAAGGCGCTAAAGCAGGGCATTTGAGCTATTTAGGGGATTGTGCGATAGGGCAAAACACCAATGTAGGGGCTGGCGTGATCACTTGCAATTACGATGGTAAAAACAAACACCAAACGATCATCGGTGAAAATGTCTTTATAGGGAGCGATAGCCAGCTAGTCGCCCCCATAAATATCGGCTCTAATGTCTTAATCGGCAGCGGCACAACCATCACTAAAGACATTCCTAGCGGTTCGTTGAGCCTTTCACGCGCCCCTCAAACCAACATTGAAAACGGGTATTTTAAGTTTTTTAAAAAATCTTAA
- a CDS encoding ribonucleoside-diphosphate reductase subunit alpha: MITVVKRNGRIEPLDITKIQKYTKDATDNLEGVSQSELEVDARLQFRDKITTEEIQQTLIKTAVDKIDIDTPNWSFVASRLFLYDLYHKVSGFTGYRHLKEYFENAEEKGRILKGFKEKFDLEFLNSQIKPERDFQFNYLGIKTLYDRYLLKDANNNPIELPQHMFMSIAMFLAQNEQEPNKIALEFYEVLSKFEAMCATPTLANARTTKHQLSSCYIGSTPDNIEGIFDSYKEMALLSKYGGGIGWDFSLVRSIGSYIDGHKNASAGTIPFLKIANDVAIAVDQLGTRKGAIAVYLEIWHIDVMEFIDLRKNSGDERRRAHDLFPALWVCDLFMKRVLEDAMWTLFDPYECKDLTELYGQDFEKRYLEYEKDPKIIKEYINAKDLWKKILMNYFEAGLPFLAFKDNANRCNPNAHAGIIRSSNLCTEIFQNTAPNHYCMQIEYTDGAIEFFEEKQLVTTDNHITKCANKLTSTDILKGKQIYIATKVAKDGQTAVCNLASINLSKINTEEDIKRVVPIMVRLLDNVIDLNFYPNRKVKATNLQNRAIGLGVMGEAQMLAEHQIAWGSREHLEKIDALMEQISYHAIDTSANLAKEKGVYKDFENSEWSKGIFPIDKANNEALKLTEKGLFNHTCDWQGLREKIKANGMRNGYLMAIAPTSSISILVGTTQTIEPIYKKKWFEENLSGLIPVVVPNLNLETWNFYTSAYDIDAKDLIKAAAVRQKWIDQGQSINVFLRIENASGKTLHEIYTLAWKLGLKSTYYLRSESPSIDEKSVLDRSVECFNCQ, translated from the coding sequence TTGATTACGGTGGTTAAACGAAACGGGCGCATTGAGCCTTTGGACATTACAAAAATCCAAAAATACACTAAGGACGCTACGGACAATTTAGAGGGCGTGAGTCAAAGTGAGCTGGAAGTGGATGCGAGGTTGCAATTTAGGGACAAGATCACTACTGAAGAAATCCAGCAAACTTTGATTAAAACCGCTGTGGATAAGATAGATATTGACACGCCCAATTGGAGCTTTGTCGCTTCAAGGCTTTTTTTGTATGATTTATACCATAAAGTAAGTGGTTTTACAGGGTATAGGCATTTGAAAGAGTATTTTGAAAACGCTGAAGAAAAGGGCCGCATCCTTAAGGGCTTTAAGGAAAAATTTGATTTAGAGTTTTTAAATAGCCAGATCAAGCCTGAAAGGGATTTCCAGTTCAATTATTTAGGGATTAAAACCTTGTATGATCGCTATTTGTTAAAAGACGCCAACAACAACCCTATTGAATTGCCCCAACACATGTTTATGAGCATTGCGATGTTTTTAGCGCAAAACGAACAAGAACCCAATAAAATCGCTTTAGAATTTTATGAAGTTTTAAGCAAGTTTGAAGCGATGTGCGCGACTCCCACTCTAGCGAACGCTCGCACCACTAAACACCAGCTAAGTTCATGCTATATTGGCAGCACGCCGGATAATATTGAGGGGATTTTTGACAGCTATAAGGAAATGGCGCTGTTGTCCAAATACGGCGGAGGGATTGGCTGGGATTTTTCTTTGGTGCGCTCTATTGGGAGTTATATTGATGGGCATAAAAATGCGAGCGCTGGCACGATCCCTTTTTTAAAAATCGCTAATGATGTGGCGATTGCGGTGGATCAATTAGGCACACGAAAGGGCGCAATTGCGGTCTATTTGGAAATTTGGCACATTGATGTGATGGAGTTCATTGATTTAAGGAAAAATAGCGGCGATGAAAGGCGAAGAGCACACGACTTATTTCCGGCTCTTTGGGTGTGCGATTTGTTTATGAAAAGGGTTTTAGAAGATGCGATGTGGACTTTGTTTGACCCTTATGAGTGTAAGGATTTGACTGAGCTTTATGGGCAGGATTTTGAAAAACGCTATTTAGAGTATGAAAAAGATCCTAAAATCATTAAAGAATACATTAACGCTAAAGATTTATGGAAAAAAATCTTAATGAATTATTTTGAAGCCGGCTTGCCTTTCTTAGCCTTTAAAGATAACGCTAATCGGTGCAACCCGAACGCTCATGCAGGCATTATTCGATCCAGCAATCTGTGCACGGAAATTTTTCAAAATACCGCGCCTAACCACTACTGCATGCAAATAGAATACACCGATGGCGCCATAGAGTTTTTTGAAGAAAAGCAGTTGGTAACGACAGATAATCATATCACTAAATGCGCCAACAAGCTCACTAGCACCGATATTCTTAAGGGCAAGCAAATCTATATCGCTACTAAAGTCGCTAAAGACGGGCAAACAGCGGTGTGCAATCTAGCGAGCATCAATTTAAGCAAGATCAACACTGAAGAAGACATTAAAAGGGTTGTGCCGATCATGGTTAGGCTTTTAGACAATGTGATTGATTTGAATTTCTACCCCAACCGCAAAGTCAAAGCCACCAATTTACAAAATAGAGCCATAGGGTTAGGGGTTATGGGTGAAGCGCAAATGCTCGCAGAACATCAAATCGCTTGGGGGTCTAGAGAGCATTTAGAAAAAATTGACGCTTTAATGGAACAAATCAGCTACCATGCGATTGACACGAGCGCGAATTTAGCGAAAGAAAAAGGGGTTTATAAGGATTTTGAAAATTCAGAATGGAGTAAGGGGATTTTCCCCATTGATAAAGCCAATAATGAAGCCTTAAAACTCACCGAAAAAGGGCTTTTTAACCACACTTGTGATTGGCAAGGTTTGAGAGAAAAAATCAAAGCCAATGGCATGCGTAATGGCTATTTAATGGCGATCGCTCCCACAAGCTCCATTTCTATTTTAGTGGGCACAACCCAAACGATTGAGCCCATTTATAAGAAAAAATGGTTTGAAGAAAATTTGAGCGGGCTTATTCCTGTTGTAGTGCCTAATTTGAATTTAGAAACCTGGAATTTTTACACATCAGCCTATGATATTGATGCTAAAGATTTGATTAAAGCAGCGGCCGTGCGCCAAAAGTGGATCGATCAAGGTCAAAGCATTAATGTGTTTTTACGCATAGAAAACGCTAGCGGTAAAACCTTGCATGAAATCTACACGCTCGCTTGGAAATTAGGGTTAAAATCCACTTATTATTTGCGCAGCGAAAGCCCTAGCATAGATGAAAAAAGCGTGCTGGATCGATCGGTGGAGTGTTTTAATTGCCAATAA
- a CDS encoding Gfo/Idh/MocA family protein has translation MLFAMIGSGGFIAPKHLQAIRDTGHFLDCSFDIHDSVGVLDEYFPQSEFFTNIEDFEEYLEQSKAIGKEINYLSVCTPTHTHFDHIRFGLKYGMHVICEKPLILDPGEIQELKDLEVKYQKRVFSLLPLRLHCDTLALKEKIKSELDKNPSKVFDITLTYISVQGKWYFSSWRADVNRSGGLATQMGVNIFDALMYLFGGVKDKVINREEPSCVGGILFLEHAKIRWFFSINPEHMGVAKEKVYHKMILEGEEVNLTQSFDNLYIESYKQILAQGGFGLDEATASIKLAYELRNLSVSEPNEDSHVLCCKNNACE, from the coding sequence ATGCTTTTTGCTATGATTGGTTCAGGGGGGTTTATCGCTCCCAAGCACTTGCAAGCGATTAGAGATACAGGGCATTTTTTGGATTGCTCTTTTGATATTCATGATAGCGTGGGGGTTTTAGATGAGTATTTCCCGCAATCAGAGTTTTTTACAAATATTGAAGATTTTGAAGAATATTTAGAACAATCTAAGGCGATAGGTAAAGAAATCAACTATTTGAGTGTGTGCACGCCCACACACACGCATTTTGATCACATCCGTTTCGGGCTGAAATACGGCATGCATGTGATTTGTGAAAAACCTTTGATTTTAGACCCTGGCGAAATACAAGAATTGAAAGATTTGGAGGTGAAATACCAAAAAAGGGTGTTTAGTCTTTTACCCTTACGCCTGCATTGCGACACGCTGGCTTTAAAAGAAAAAATTAAGAGCGAATTAGACAAAAACCCTAGCAAGGTGTTTGACATCACACTCACTTATATCAGCGTTCAAGGGAAATGGTATTTTTCTTCATGGCGAGCGGATGTGAATAGGAGTGGGGGGTTAGCCACTCAAATGGGGGTGAATATTTTTGACGCTTTAATGTATTTGTTTGGAGGCGTTAAAGACAAGGTTATCAATAGAGAAGAGCCTAGTTGCGTAGGGGGGATACTCTTTTTAGAGCATGCCAAAATAAGGTGGTTTTTTTCCATCAATCCAGAACACATGGGAGTGGCTAAAGAAAAAGTTTATCATAAAATGATCCTAGAGGGCGAAGAAGTCAATCTAACGCAGAGCTTTGATAATCTGTATATAGAAAGCTACAAACAGATTTTAGCTCAAGGGGGGTTTGGCTTGGATGAAGCTACAGCGTCTATCAAATTGGCTTATGAATTAAGAAACCTCTCAGTCAGCGAACCCAATGAAGATTCGCATGTTTTGTGTTGCAAAAACAACGCATGCGAGTAG
- a CDS encoding sulfite exporter TauE/SafE family protein — MDIYALYIAIGLFTGILSGIFGIGGGMIIVPIMLATGHSFEESIGISILQMALSSFVGSVLNFKKKSLDFSLGLLIGAGGLIGASFSGFILKVVSSKILMVIFALLVVYSMIQFVLKPKKKDFIADTKRYHLQGLKLFLIGVLTGFFAITLGIGGGMLMVPLMHYFLGYDSKKCVALGLFFILFSSISGAFSLIYHHIINKEVLLAGAVVGLGSVMGVSVGIKWIMGLLNEKMHKALILGVYGLSLLIVLYKLFF, encoded by the coding sequence ATGGATATTTATGCGTTATACATAGCGATAGGGCTTTTTACTGGCATTCTATCAGGGATTTTTGGCATTGGTGGGGGGATGATCATTGTCCCTATCATGCTCGCAACCGGGCATTCTTTTGAAGAATCCATTGGTATTTCCATTTTGCAAATGGCGCTTTCATCGTTCGTTGGCTCTGTTTTGAATTTCAAAAAAAAATCGCTTGATTTTTCTTTAGGCTTGTTGATAGGGGCAGGGGGGCTAATAGGGGCGAGTTTTAGCGGATTCATTTTAAAAGTCGTTTCCAGTAAAATTTTAATGGTTATTTTCGCGCTTTTAGTCGTGTATTCTATGATCCAATTTGTTTTGAAACCTAAAAAAAAAGATTTTATAGCGGACACTAAACGCTATCATTTGCAAGGTTTAAAATTATTCTTAATTGGCGTGCTCACAGGGTTTTTTGCTATCACTTTAGGGATTGGTGGGGGGATGCTAATGGTGCCTTTGATGCATTATTTTTTAGGGTATGATTCTAAAAAATGCGTGGCGCTAGGGTTGTTTTTCATCTTGTTTTCTTCTATTTCAGGAGCTTTTTCTTTAATCTATCACCACATCATCAATAAGGAAGTGCTCTTAGCAGGAGCGGTTGTGGGATTAGGCTCTGTTATGGGCGTGAGCGTTGGGATTAAATGGATCATGGGGCTTTTGAATGAAAAAATGCATAAAGCTTTGATTTTAGGGGTGTATGGTTTGTCGCTATTGATTGTTTTATACAAACTCTTTTTTTAA
- a CDS encoding methylated-DNA--[protein]-cysteine S-methyltransferase, whose product MALYHYYFKTPKSFPLECLHLCANESHLLRLDFDTTNFSHNTPMNTPLKLSVQALERYFLGQLFEFNAPLDLIGTFFQKQVWSALMAIPYGKTKSYDEIAKLINNPRSCRAIGNANRNNPISLIVPCHRVVRKNGALGGYNGGVEVKKWLLEFESKILNQQAKNFLIS is encoded by the coding sequence ATGGCTTTATACCACTACTATTTTAAGACCCCTAAAAGTTTCCCTTTAGAGTGTTTGCATTTGTGTGCTAATGAGAGCCATTTGTTAAGATTGGATTTTGATACAACAAATTTTTCTCATAACACTCCTATGAATACCCCATTAAAACTCAGCGTTCAAGCCTTGGAGCGTTATTTTTTGGGACAACTTTTTGAATTTAATGCGCCTTTGGATTTGATAGGGACTTTTTTTCAAAAACAAGTTTGGTCTGCGTTAATGGCTATCCCTTATGGCAAAACAAAAAGTTACGATGAAATCGCAAAGCTTATTAATAACCCTAGATCTTGCAGAGCTATTGGCAATGCTAACCGCAATAACCCTATTTCTTTGATCGTGCCTTGTCATAGAGTGGTGCGTAAAAATGGCGCTTTAGGGGGGTATAATGGGGGCGTAGAAGTCAAAAAGTGGCTGTTAGAATTTGAAAGCAAAATTTTAAACCAGCAAGCTAAAAACTTTTTAATTTCTTAA